A stretch of the Synechocystis sp. PCC 7338 genome encodes the following:
- a CDS encoding GNAT family N-acetyltransferase, with protein MVNSDRQERLAQLKNQYPQKFASNSEIFSHIHRGDRLFISTACGEPQYLVQELVNYVQAHPKSLFDAEVLQVWTLGLAPYTDSKFAKNFRHNSFFIGHHTRSAVNEGLADYTPIFLSQVPGLFEQGFVPIDVALIQTSYPDDHGYVNLGVSVDIVKAAVEQASLVIAQMNSKVPRIHGDGFIALEKLDYIIAHDEPLLEYQMERDNILAGRIGKYVASLIQDGDTIQVGYGSIPDAMLSYLSNKKNLGVHTELISDGLVQLLKSGAVNNSQKTRNRGKVVATFCMGSRDTYDYLNDNPAVEFRTVDYTNHPITIANHNNMVAINSALEIDLTGQSTAESLGSNFYSGIGGQADFMRGAVMAKGGRTILALESTAENDTISRIVPFLREGVGITLNRGDIHYVVTEYGIAYLHGKNIRERAMQLTAIAHPKFRPWLIEQAKKHHLIYADQAFITGQQGEYPEHLETYRTTRTGLELWLRPVKFNDEPNLKNFFYALSDESLVRRFMSVRTDMPHQRLQQFSVINYNEEIIILAIVKQQHQEVIVGVGQYALNEDSHTAEVAFVVRDDYHKQGIGTLLLNYLTQLAKKQGLLGFTADVLLENRAMLHLFEKMNFRLERRMSEGVYALKMFFN; from the coding sequence ATGGTTAATTCTGATCGTCAAGAACGATTAGCCCAATTAAAAAACCAATATCCCCAAAAGTTTGCATCCAACAGTGAAATTTTTAGCCATATTCACCGGGGTGATCGCCTATTTATCAGCACGGCCTGTGGTGAACCTCAATACCTGGTGCAGGAGTTGGTTAACTATGTACAAGCCCATCCCAAATCCTTATTTGATGCGGAAGTGCTCCAGGTCTGGACCCTCGGTTTAGCGCCCTATACCGATAGCAAATTTGCCAAAAACTTCCGCCATAATTCCTTTTTCATCGGCCACCACACCCGTAGCGCCGTTAATGAAGGCCTAGCAGACTATACCCCCATTTTTCTTTCCCAAGTACCGGGATTATTTGAGCAGGGATTTGTGCCCATCGACGTGGCCCTAATTCAAACTTCCTATCCCGATGACCATGGCTATGTCAATTTGGGGGTGAGTGTGGATATTGTCAAAGCGGCAGTGGAGCAGGCGTCTTTAGTCATTGCCCAAATGAACAGCAAAGTGCCAAGAATCCATGGGGATGGGTTCATTGCCCTGGAAAAATTGGACTATATCATTGCCCATGATGAACCGCTGTTGGAATATCAAATGGAGCGGGACAATATTCTCGCCGGACGCATTGGTAAATATGTCGCCAGTCTAATCCAGGACGGGGACACCATTCAGGTGGGTTATGGCAGTATTCCCGATGCAATGTTGAGTTATTTAAGTAACAAAAAAAATTTGGGGGTGCATACGGAATTAATTTCCGATGGGCTGGTGCAACTGCTTAAAAGTGGGGCGGTAAATAATAGTCAAAAAACGAGAAATCGGGGCAAAGTGGTGGCAACTTTTTGCATGGGTAGTAGGGATACCTACGACTATTTAAACGATAATCCCGCTGTGGAATTTCGCACCGTTGATTACACCAATCATCCCATTACCATTGCCAACCACAACAATATGGTGGCCATCAATAGTGCCCTAGAAATTGATTTGACAGGACAATCCACCGCCGAATCCCTGGGCAGCAATTTTTACAGTGGCATCGGTGGCCAAGCAGATTTTATGCGGGGAGCAGTAATGGCCAAAGGGGGGCGTACCATTTTAGCTCTGGAATCCACCGCCGAAAATGACACCATTTCCCGCATTGTGCCTTTTCTCCGGGAAGGGGTGGGCATTACCCTTAATCGGGGGGACATTCATTACGTGGTCACAGAGTATGGCATTGCCTATCTCCATGGTAAAAATATTCGGGAACGGGCCATGCAGTTAACGGCGATCGCCCATCCCAAATTTCGTCCTTGGTTAATTGAGCAGGCGAAAAAGCATCATTTAATTTATGCTGACCAGGCTTTTATTACCGGGCAACAAGGGGAGTATCCTGAACATCTGGAAACCTATCGCACCACCCGCACCGGGTTGGAATTATGGCTTAGACCAGTGAAATTTAACGATGAACCTAACTTAAAAAATTTCTTTTATGCCCTTTCCGATGAAAGTTTGGTGCGACGTTTTATGTCGGTACGTACTGATATGCCCCACCAGAGATTACAACAATTTTCGGTGATTAACTACAACGAAGAAATAATTATTCTGGCGATTGTCAAACAACAACATCAAGAGGTCATTGTCGGAGTCGGTCAGTATGCCCTTAACGAAGATAGCCACACAGCGGAAGTAGCCTTTGTTGTGCGGGATGACTACCACAAACAGGGCATTGGTACTTTATTGTTGAATTATTTGACCCAATTGGCCAAAAAACAAGGTTTACTTGGTTTTACCGCCGATGTTTTGCTGGAAAATCGGGCCATGTTGCACCTATTCGAGAAAATGAACTTTCGCCTAGAACGCCGTATGAGTGAAGGGGTTTATGCATTAAAAATGTTTTTCAATTAG
- a CDS encoding Calvin cycle protein CP12 — translation MSNIQEKIEQELANARQVCGADEASPAECAAAWDAVEELEAEASHQRQQHPAQTPLEKFCDENPDAAECRIYDD, via the coding sequence ATGAGCAATATTCAAGAAAAAATCGAACAGGAGCTAGCCAACGCTAGACAAGTTTGCGGTGCCGATGAAGCTTCTCCGGCGGAGTGTGCTGCAGCCTGGGATGCGGTGGAAGAGCTAGAAGCGGAAGCCTCCCACCAACGTCAACAACATCCGGCCCAAACCCCTCTAGAAAAATTCTGTGACGAAAACCCCGACGCTGCCGAGTGCCGTATTTATGACGACTAG
- a CDS encoding ABC transporter ATP-binding protein, producing MSDLLVVKDVFAGYVADVPILQGINFSIAPGELVTVIGPNGAGKSTLAKTIFGLLTPSQGEIIFKGKNIAGLGSDQIVRRGMCYVPQVCNVFGTLTVAENLDMGAFLHQGPTQTLKDRIYTMFPKLAQRRNQRAGTLSGGERQMLAMGRALMLDPDLLLLDEPSAALSPILVKDVFAQIKAINSTGKAIILVEQNAKQALMMADRGYVLENGQDKLEGSGQSLLHDPLVGELYLGAAYHK from the coding sequence ATGTCTGACCTCCTCGTTGTTAAGGATGTATTTGCTGGCTATGTGGCTGATGTGCCCATTTTGCAGGGCATTAATTTTTCCATTGCGCCGGGGGAGTTGGTCACAGTTATTGGCCCCAATGGAGCGGGAAAATCCACCCTAGCCAAAACCATTTTTGGTTTACTGACCCCCAGCCAGGGGGAGATTATTTTTAAGGGTAAAAACATTGCTGGCCTTGGTTCTGACCAAATTGTGCGCCGGGGTATGTGCTATGTGCCCCAGGTTTGTAACGTGTTTGGCACTCTGACGGTGGCGGAAAACTTGGATATGGGGGCTTTTTTACACCAGGGCCCCACCCAAACCCTCAAGGACCGCATTTACACCATGTTTCCCAAATTGGCCCAACGCCGTAACCAGAGGGCTGGAACTTTATCGGGGGGGGAACGACAAATGTTGGCCATGGGTCGAGCTTTAATGTTAGACCCGGATTTGTTGCTTCTGGATGAACCGTCGGCGGCCCTATCGCCCATTTTGGTCAAGGACGTGTTTGCCCAAATTAAGGCGATTAATTCCACTGGTAAGGCGATTATTTTAGTAGAGCAAAATGCGAAACAAGCCTTGATGATGGCTGATCGGGGTTATGTGCTGGAAAATGGGCAGGATAAGTTGGAAGGGTCGGGGCAAAGTCTACTCCATGATCCTTTGGTGGGAGAACTTTATTTGGGGGCAGCGTATCACAAGTAA
- the hemC gene encoding hydroxymethylbilane synthase, whose amino-acid sequence MTVSTSAPTVRIGSRKSQLALVQTYWVQEELQKHFPDRQFDVETMNTQGDIVLDVALAKIGDKGLFTKELEDGMLAKRTDLAVHSLKDLPTNLPAGLMLGCVTKRVNPADALVLNAKHQGKDLASLPEGAVIGTSSLRRLAQLRYHFPHLTFKDVRGNVNTRLAKLDSNEYDAIILAAAGLERLDMANRIDQLIPPEISLHAVGQGALGIECRDGDGEILSLLKVLEDEDSRDRCLAERAFLRQLEGGCQVPIGVNTHLDGDNLTLTGMVASLDGQRLIKDALSAPRNEAEKLGQDLALKLREQGAGEILAEILAEVGRG is encoded by the coding sequence ATGACTGTTTCGACCTCTGCTCCCACAGTTCGGATAGGCTCACGGAAAAGCCAACTAGCCCTCGTGCAAACCTATTGGGTGCAGGAAGAATTACAAAAGCACTTCCCCGATCGCCAATTTGATGTCGAAACCATGAATACCCAAGGGGACATTGTCTTGGACGTGGCCCTGGCCAAAATTGGTGATAAAGGACTGTTCACCAAGGAATTGGAAGACGGCATGCTGGCCAAAAGAACCGACTTAGCCGTCCATTCCCTCAAGGATTTGCCCACCAATTTACCAGCGGGCTTGATGCTCGGTTGCGTTACCAAAAGGGTTAACCCCGCCGATGCTTTGGTTCTCAACGCCAAACACCAAGGCAAAGACCTGGCTTCCCTGCCGGAAGGGGCTGTAATTGGAACTTCTTCCCTCCGCCGCCTGGCCCAACTGCGGTACCACTTTCCCCATTTAACTTTTAAGGATGTGCGGGGCAACGTTAATACCCGTTTGGCCAAATTAGATAGCAATGAGTACGATGCCATCATTTTGGCCGCCGCTGGTCTGGAGCGCTTAGACATGGCCAATCGCATTGATCAACTCATTCCCCCGGAAATTTCCCTCCATGCGGTGGGTCAGGGGGCCCTGGGTATTGAATGTCGGGACGGCGATGGGGAAATTCTCAGCCTCCTAAAAGTTTTGGAAGACGAAGATAGTCGGGATCGTTGCTTAGCGGAACGGGCCTTTCTGCGCCAATTGGAAGGGGGTTGCCAAGTGCCGATTGGTGTTAATACCCATTTAGACGGAGATAATCTGACTCTCACCGGCATGGTAGCCAGTTTGGATGGCCAAAGGTTGATTAAGGATGCCCTCAGTGCCCCCCGGAACGAAGCGGAAAAATTGGGACAGGATCTTGCACTCAAACTCCGGGAACAGGGAGCAGGAGAAATTCTAGCGGAAATCTTGGCAGAAGTCGGACGAGGATAG
- the trpS gene encoding tryptophan--tRNA ligase: MDKPRILSGVQPTGNLHLGNYLGAIRSWVEQQQHYDNFFCVVDLHAITVPHNHQTLAQDTLIIAALYLACGIDLQHSTIFVQSHVAAHSELAWLLNCITPLNWLERMIQFKEKAVKQGENVSVGLLDYPVLMAADILLYDADKVPVGEDQKQHLELTRDIVIRINDKFGREDAPVLKLPEPLIRKEGARVMSLADGTKKMSKSDESELSRINLLDPPEVIQKKIKKCKTDPQRGLWFDDPERPECHNLLTLYTLLSNQTKAAVAKECAEMGWGQFKPLLTETAIAALEPIQAKYAEILADRGELDRIIQAGNTKASHTAHQTLTRVRDALGFLAPPTSA; the protein is encoded by the coding sequence ATGGACAAGCCACGTATCCTTTCTGGAGTTCAGCCCACAGGAAATCTGCACCTGGGTAACTATCTAGGAGCTATCCGTAGCTGGGTCGAGCAACAGCAACATTACGATAACTTTTTTTGTGTGGTGGACCTCCATGCCATCACGGTGCCCCATAACCACCAAACCTTAGCCCAGGATACCCTCATCATTGCGGCCCTATACCTCGCCTGTGGCATTGATTTGCAGCATTCCACCATTTTTGTCCAGTCCCATGTGGCGGCCCACAGTGAATTAGCCTGGTTGCTCAACTGCATCACTCCCCTCAATTGGCTAGAACGCATGATTCAATTTAAAGAAAAGGCGGTTAAACAGGGGGAAAACGTTAGCGTGGGTCTACTGGACTATCCCGTGCTTATGGCTGCGGATATTTTGCTTTATGACGCCGATAAGGTGCCAGTGGGGGAAGACCAAAAGCAACATTTGGAACTGACTCGGGATATTGTCATTCGCATTAACGACAAATTTGGCCGGGAAGATGCACCGGTGTTGAAATTACCGGAACCCCTGATTCGTAAAGAAGGTGCTAGAGTGATGAGCTTGGCCGATGGCACCAAAAAAATGTCTAAATCCGATGAGTCGGAACTGAGTCGCATTAATCTGTTGGATCCGCCGGAGGTAATTCAAAAGAAAATTAAAAAATGTAAGACCGATCCCCAGCGGGGTTTATGGTTTGACGATCCGGAACGCCCCGAATGTCACAACTTGCTGACTTTGTACACTCTGTTGAGTAATCAAACCAAGGCAGCGGTGGCTAAGGAATGTGCCGAGATGGGTTGGGGTCAATTCAAGCCCCTACTGACCGAAACGGCGATCGCCGCCCTGGAACCAATCCAAGCAAAATATGCGGAAATTTTGGCTGATCGGGGGGAATTAGACCGCATCATCCAAGCTGGTAACACTAAAGCTAGTCACACAGCCCACCAAACCTTGACTAGGGTGCGGGATGCCCTGGGGTTTTTAGCGCCCCCCACTAGTGCTTAG
- a CDS encoding ferredoxin family protein: protein MPHTIVTETCEGVADCVEACPVACIHPGDGKNTIGTDWYWIDFATCIDCGICLQVCPVEGAILPEERPDLQKNSA, encoded by the coding sequence ATGCCCCACACCATTGTTACGGAAACCTGCGAAGGCGTGGCCGATTGTGTAGAAGCCTGCCCCGTAGCCTGCATTCACCCCGGAGACGGGAAAAATACCATTGGCACTGATTGGTACTGGATTGACTTTGCCACCTGCATTGATTGCGGCATTTGTCTCCAGGTCTGTCCAGTGGAGGGGGCTATTCTGCCGGAGGAACGGCCCGATTTGCAAAAAAATTCTGCCTAG
- the yqeK gene encoding bis(5'-nucleosyl)-tetraphosphatase (symmetrical) YqeK, which yields MAELDRGGVIQWLKRNVSPQRLDHILGVEQTAVQWAPLHGVDRIKAGQAGLLHDLAKFFPPAKLLAIAEEHNLPLDPILQASPHLIHADVSAIVAAEEFGVGDPDVLTAIRCHTLGAVPMDPLACLIFVADALEPTRGNSLELEKLRQVAQHNLHQAVRLTCEQTLTYLIKHHKVIHPQVILTRNWSLQMTK from the coding sequence ATGGCTGAGTTAGACCGGGGTGGGGTAATTCAATGGCTAAAGCGCAATGTTTCCCCCCAACGGTTAGACCATATTTTGGGGGTTGAACAGACTGCAGTGCAATGGGCTCCCCTCCATGGGGTAGACCGGATCAAGGCTGGACAAGCAGGACTACTGCACGATTTAGCTAAGTTTTTCCCGCCGGCCAAACTATTGGCGATCGCCGAGGAGCATAATTTACCTCTCGATCCAATTTTGCAGGCCAGTCCCCATCTCATCCATGCTGATGTCAGTGCAATTGTCGCCGCAGAGGAATTTGGGGTTGGTGACCCAGATGTTTTGACTGCAATTCGTTGTCATACTTTGGGGGCGGTGCCCATGGATCCTTTGGCCTGCCTGATTTTTGTGGCTGATGCCCTGGAGCCCACTAGGGGCAATAGCTTGGAGCTAGAAAAACTACGTCAAGTGGCTCAACACAATCTCCACCAAGCAGTGCGTCTTACCTGTGAGCAAACCTTGACCTATTTAATCAAACATCACAAAGTTATCCATCCCCAGGTGATTTTGACCCGCAATTGGTCGTTACAAATGACAAAGTAG
- a CDS encoding DUF3143 domain-containing protein encodes MSLPAPETPLYNHPLPQLERWLMALGCQQDRGDRHCWMLKQGDWDAELSLDTEEIVICYFPQQPQRKVVRSFKYSLSRQDVEAAVLEGP; translated from the coding sequence ATGAGTCTCCCCGCACCGGAAACCCCCCTTTACAACCATCCCCTACCGCAACTAGAACGCTGGCTCATGGCCCTGGGTTGTCAGCAAGATCGGGGCGATCGCCATTGTTGGATGCTTAAGCAGGGGGATTGGGATGCGGAACTGAGTTTGGACACGGAGGAAATAGTCATCTGCTACTTCCCCCAGCAACCCCAGCGCAAAGTGGTACGAAGCTTTAAATACTCCCTCAGTCGCCAAGATGTAGAGGCCGCGGTACTGGAAGGGCCTTAG
- a CDS encoding AZOBR_p60025 family cell surface glycopolymer formation protein codes for MGKLINSGCCRYYPNPIAVDNISPQVSHKTKFPFGPMLVALGLAIAVASYFYWAKFDGQITGFFRIGSVLPLSPLLNPAETLIYQGELGYDGQQFLTIALDPGLQNDGSIAALDHPSYRYRRILYPLLGYLLGLGNPVLIPWALMLINILAIAVCTGLTAIYLQHGKYLGTQALALLAIPGVWMVLFLSTADLLASVFSLGAVVCQAIFPPYQNKKWWLVPFLLAWGLLTRETTLIIWLAIALTLVKKRQWRSIGALFLSLVPMILWLGYIQGRQLPGGSGTGNFGWPLVGIGEKFHSLMQGGLNGNNVYEGYLWCLLWLTFALLVWFTRPPRQSPKTLTYAGGLYGGLLLVASFYILNYYLNYSRVFLDVFLLTILAMAPTSRLIRWTYLAIAGLGSITFLLLKS; via the coding sequence ATGGGGAAACTAATTAACTCTGGCTGTTGCCGTTACTATCCCAACCCGATCGCCGTGGACAATATTTCTCCCCAGGTCAGTCATAAAACTAAATTTCCCTTTGGGCCGATGTTGGTGGCCTTGGGGCTGGCGATCGCCGTGGCGAGCTATTTTTATTGGGCTAAATTTGACGGCCAGATCACGGGATTTTTCCGCATTGGGTCGGTGTTGCCCCTGTCCCCGTTGTTGAACCCGGCGGAAACGTTAATTTATCAAGGGGAATTGGGTTACGACGGCCAGCAATTCTTGACCATCGCCCTGGATCCGGGCTTGCAAAATGACGGTTCCATTGCTGCCTTAGACCATCCCAGTTATCGTTATCGCCGCATTCTTTATCCCCTGCTGGGCTACCTACTAGGTTTGGGCAATCCAGTATTAATTCCCTGGGCTTTGATGTTGATTAACATTTTGGCGATCGCCGTTTGTACAGGATTAACGGCTATATATTTGCAACACGGGAAATATCTGGGAACACAAGCCTTGGCGCTGCTGGCAATTCCGGGGGTGTGGATGGTGTTATTTCTCTCCACAGCGGACTTACTGGCCAGTGTTTTTAGTTTGGGGGCAGTGGTCTGCCAAGCAATCTTTCCCCCCTATCAAAATAAAAAGTGGTGGTTGGTGCCCTTTCTCCTTGCTTGGGGATTATTAACGAGGGAAACGACCCTAATTATCTGGCTGGCCATTGCTTTGACCCTGGTGAAAAAACGGCAATGGCGATCAATTGGGGCCTTATTTCTCAGCTTAGTGCCGATGATCCTCTGGTTGGGTTATATCCAGGGGCGACAGTTACCCGGCGGCAGTGGTACCGGCAACTTTGGCTGGCCGTTGGTGGGCATTGGTGAAAAATTTCATAGTTTAATGCAAGGGGGACTCAACGGTAACAACGTCTACGAAGGCTATTTATGGTGTCTGCTTTGGTTAACTTTTGCTCTATTAGTATGGTTTACCCGGCCACCCAGACAGTCCCCTAAGACCCTCACCTACGCCGGTGGTCTCTATGGGGGATTGTTACTGGTGGCCAGCTTTTACATTTTGAATTATTACCTCAACTACAGCCGGGTGTTTCTGGACGTGTTCCTACTCACCATCCTGGCGATGGCTCCCACATCAAGGTTGATCCGCTGGACTTATCTGGCGATCGCCGGTTTGGGAAGCATCACTTTTTTACTGCTGAAATCCTAA
- the rsfS gene encoding ribosome silencing factor: MTEISRFDASPPTLTVNPTVPADAPATEHLVWTITQAAEERKAGDLVILKVTDVSYLADYFVISTGFSRTQVRAIADNIEKQVELIHGQLPTHTEGNNESIWVLQDFGDVLVHTFMPEEREFYKLEAFWGHAQEQTLADIATAIGVAYNPPPSP; this comes from the coding sequence ATGACTGAAATTTCCCGCTTTGATGCATCTCCCCCCACTTTGACCGTTAATCCCACCGTTCCCGCTGATGCCCCCGCCACCGAACATTTGGTGTGGACCATTACCCAAGCCGCCGAAGAACGCAAAGCCGGGGATTTGGTCATTCTCAAGGTTACGGATGTGTCCTATCTGGCGGATTATTTTGTCATCTCCACTGGATTTTCCCGCACCCAAGTCCGGGCGATCGCCGACAATATTGAAAAGCAAGTGGAACTTATCCATGGTCAACTCCCCACCCACACGGAGGGGAATAATGAAAGCATTTGGGTGTTACAGGATTTTGGTGATGTTCTCGTCCATACCTTCATGCCGGAGGAACGGGAATTTTATAAATTGGAAGCTTTTTGGGGCCATGCCCAGGAACAGACTTTGGCGGATATTGCCACTGCGATCGGTGTTGCCTACAATCCACCCCCTTCCCCCTAA
- a CDS encoding HpsJ family protein, protein MNIPAFTALTLKLFGVIFVLIALLDFISLIFPLQMADPQWQLTTITGIVDRGIVPMLGVGLISLGYLVDTMAQTAGVAPKGGFDLRMPVYILAIALGLVFLLLIPIHLTNVNQIKTAELAQLETQIGQGQQQVEGALRQFDALSQNPEALEQQIKEGEQLLAAGQVNGNPLNQEQLANIERQVNELKGLQEMSKDPAALKAKMEEIKTNLETQVAEQRQKVESQASNQALKQGLRVGLSSLMLSIGFAAFGALGLRNLLSAPPNPPSADPLA, encoded by the coding sequence ATGAACATCCCTGCCTTTACCGCCCTGACGTTGAAGTTGTTTGGCGTTATTTTTGTCCTCATTGCCCTACTGGATTTTATTAGCCTCATTTTCCCTCTGCAAATGGCTGATCCCCAGTGGCAGTTGACGACGATAACGGGCATTGTCGACCGGGGCATAGTGCCCATGTTGGGTGTGGGGTTGATTTCCCTTGGTTACTTGGTGGATACCATGGCGCAAACCGCTGGTGTGGCCCCCAAAGGTGGTTTTGATTTGCGGATGCCTGTTTATATTTTGGCGATCGCCCTGGGATTGGTCTTTTTATTGTTGATCCCCATACATTTGACCAATGTGAACCAAATTAAGACAGCGGAGTTGGCCCAACTAGAAACCCAGATTGGCCAGGGTCAACAGCAGGTTGAAGGGGCCCTCAGACAATTTGATGCCCTTTCCCAAAATCCAGAGGCATTGGAACAACAAATCAAAGAAGGGGAACAACTGTTAGCCGCCGGTCAGGTGAATGGCAACCCCCTCAACCAAGAGCAGTTAGCTAATATTGAGCGCCAGGTCAACGAACTCAAAGGTCTCCAGGAAATGTCCAAAGACCCGGCCGCCCTGAAGGCAAAAATGGAAGAAATCAAAACTAATTTAGAAACCCAGGTGGCGGAGCAACGACAAAAAGTGGAAAGCCAAGCCTCTAACCAAGCTCTCAAACAAGGTTTACGGGTGGGACTGAGCAGTTTAATGCTCTCCATCGGTTTTGCCGCCTTTGGCGCTTTGGGTCTGAGGAATTTACTTTCCGCTCCCCCGAATCCCCCCAGTGCCGATCCCCTTGCCTAG
- a CDS encoding bifunctional riboflavin kinase/FAD synthetase: MRILSTTNVLQTPTAIALGNFDGVHRGHGAVLRQVMDFAQGLEYALHSAVVSFNPHPRSFFSGRTQPLLTPLPEKLEQLTAIGIEQLVLLPFTENLANLSPRQFVQSILVEQLQAQFISVGQDFCFGHQRQGNVQDLQNLGQEFGITVAIAQLEQTDTERVSSSRIRRALKEGKLAMANHLLGRPYALRGTVVQGQQLGRKLGFPTANLCLPEDKLWPKYGVYAGWVRLDALEVPIPAVINLGDRPTVNGQEASAEVHLLQWSGDLYGQGLEVGLTHYLRAQTKFSGLDQLKNQIGRDCRQAEKLLNLDGAMP; encoded by the coding sequence TTGCGTATTCTTTCCACCACCAATGTTTTACAAACCCCCACGGCGATCGCCTTGGGAAACTTTGATGGGGTCCATCGGGGGCATGGGGCGGTGTTGCGCCAAGTGATGGATTTTGCCCAAGGACTGGAATATGCCTTACATTCAGCGGTGGTTAGTTTTAATCCCCATCCCCGCAGTTTTTTCAGTGGGCGCACCCAACCTTTATTGACTCCTTTGCCAGAGAAATTGGAACAATTGACGGCGATCGGCATTGAACAATTGGTGTTGTTACCCTTTACGGAAAACCTAGCCAACCTTAGCCCCAGACAATTCGTCCAATCTATCTTAGTGGAGCAGTTGCAAGCCCAATTTATCAGCGTCGGCCAGGATTTTTGCTTTGGCCACCAACGGCAGGGCAATGTCCAGGATTTACAAAACCTCGGTCAAGAATTTGGCATCACAGTGGCGATCGCCCAGTTGGAGCAAACAGATACGGAAAGAGTTAGTAGTTCTCGCATTCGCCGGGCCCTAAAAGAAGGCAAGTTGGCCATGGCTAATCATTTGTTGGGAAGGCCCTATGCCCTGCGGGGGACGGTGGTGCAGGGACAACAATTGGGTCGTAAATTGGGCTTTCCCACCGCTAATCTTTGTTTGCCGGAGGATAAGCTCTGGCCCAAGTATGGAGTTTATGCGGGTTGGGTTCGTCTAGATGCCTTGGAAGTGCCCATACCAGCGGTGATTAACCTTGGCGATCGCCCCACGGTCAACGGCCAGGAAGCTTCAGCGGAAGTGCATCTACTGCAATGGTCGGGGGATTTATATGGCCAAGGCTTGGAGGTGGGTTTGACGCACTATCTCCGAGCCCAAACAAAATTCTCCGGCCTGGACCAATTAAAAAATCAGATCGGTCGGGATTGTCGTCAGGCAGAAAAGTTACTTAATCTGGATGGGGCTATGCCCTAA